One segment of Sesamum indicum cultivar Zhongzhi No. 13 linkage group LG4, S_indicum_v1.0, whole genome shotgun sequence DNA contains the following:
- the LOC105160996 gene encoding putative germin-like protein 9-2 translates to MSSEYGSLLLLLALITLSTLRPSLAADADTLSDFIAPPNTTVDAEFFTYTGLRSFIGATPPNFTVYKATMAQLPALNGQSVSYAALFYPPGSVNPTHTHPRSSELLFLLVGCLEVGFVDTTNHLFTQTLQQGDIFVFPKGLVHYQYNPDGQNPAIALSAFGSANAGTVSIPSAVFNTSIDDPVLAASFKTDVATIRQLKYGLSH, encoded by the coding sequence ATGTCTTCCGAATACGGGTCGTTACTGCTTCTGCTAGCGCTAATTACACTTTCTACGCTTCGTCCATCACTCGCTGCTGACGCGGATACGCTCTCCGACTTCATAGCTCCACCAAACACAACCGTGGACGCCGAATTCTTCACCTACACCGGCCTACGCTCCTTCATCGGAGCAACACCGCCAAACTTCACCGTCTACAAGGCAACCATGGCCCAACTCCCGGCCCTCAACGGCCAGAGCGTTTCGTACGCTGCTCTCTTCTACCCTCCGGGCAGTGTCAACCCGACACACACCCACCCTCGTTCGTCGGAGCTCTTGTTCCTCCTCGTTGGATGTCTTGAAGTGGGATTCGTTGACACCACTAACCATCTCTTCACGCAGACGCTTCAACAAGGTGACATTTTCGTGTTCCCCAAAGGACTTGTTCACTATCAGTACAACCCGGACGGTCAGAACCCGGCCATCGCGCTTTCCGCATTCGGCAGCGCCAATGCGGGAACAGTTTCTATCCCCAGTGCTGTGTTCAATACCAGTATTGATGACCCTGTCTTGGCTGCTTCGTTCAAAACTGATGTTGCAACGATTAGGCAGCTCAAGTATGGGCTTTCACATTAA
- the LOC110011921 gene encoding uncharacterized protein LOC110011921, which translates to MPGVDSVAIDMEKDIVLVTGTVDAMTLVNNVAKLGKTVHLLPSNKHPKNKNNHVDEKHMEISNEETPTFPLQKGKTHKNCCCRDGRHNDKKEVEEHKCEAYVPAKVDERVCRDYYCKVHPKSRKIVDKTPAGSSALFGGLPFYNTSFGGGVPYRGSYLYPGWYREEPPHPARFGYHPASRMLRPPFGFQ; encoded by the exons ATGCCGG GGGTGGATTCAGTTGCTATAGACATGGAGAAAGATATCGTATTGGTCACAGGGACAGTGGACGCAATGACGTTGGTCAACAACGTTGCAAAGCTAGGAAAAACAGTACATCTTCTGCCAAGCAACAAACATcccaagaacaagaacaaccATGTTGATGAAAAACACATGGAAATCAGCAATGAAGAGACTCCCACTTTTCCTCTACAGAAGGGGAAAACGCACAAGAATTGCTGCTGTAGAGATGGTCGTCACAACGACAAGAAAGAGGTAGAAGAACATAAATGTGAAGCATATGTGCCGGCCAAGGTCGATGAGAGAGTCTGCAGGGACTACTACTGTAAAGTCCACCCAAAATCGCGTAAGATTGTGGATAAGACGCCAGCAGGGAGTTCCGCCTTGTTTGGGGGCTTACCGTTTTACAACACTAGCTTTGGTGGAGGAGTTCCTTATAGAGGCTCGTATTTGTACCCCGGGTGGTACAGAGAGGAGCCGCCCCATCCAGCCCGTTTTGGGTACCATCCAGCGAGTAGGATGCTTCGACCTCCATTTGGTTTCCAGTAG
- the LOC105160997 gene encoding uncharacterized protein At2g27730, mitochondrial has translation MAMRSVVSRSGLCRLMEGNWRSSASSLRYFSDDKGRVLSEEERAKETMYIQKMEKERLEKLKKKTEQEKAEQEKSDKAGEAAQKS, from the exons ATGGCGATGAGATCTGTCGTTTCCCGCAGTGGACTGTGTCGTTTGATGGAAGGCAACTGGCGATCGTCTGCTTCGAGCCTTCGCTACTTTAGTGATGACAAAGGCCGCGTCCTCAGCGAAGAAGAGCGTGCTAAGGAAACCATGTATATTCAG AAAATGGAGAAGGAGAGGCTGGAGAAGCTGAAGAAGAAGACTGAGCAGGAGAAGGCTGAGCAGGAGAAGTCTGATAAG GCTGGAGAAGCAGCTCAAAAGAGCTGA